TTAATAGATGTAGTGGTATAGTTTAGTATTTAGGAGTATCATGGAAAATATATTGCTTGGTAAAAGGACGGCGTATAAGGATGAATACGATCCTACATTACTATATCCAATTGCTCGCAAGCTTGCCAGAGATCAAATAGGGGTGGTGTCTCCTCTACCGTTTAAGGGATTTGATGTTTGGAATTGTTATGAAGTATCCTGGCTTCAGTATAGTGGTAAGCCTGAGGTAAGAGTGATGGAGATTATTATCCCAGCTGATTCTGAAAATATTATTGAATCAAAATCATTAAAATTATACCTGAATTCATTGAATAACACTAAATTTAATGATGATAATCAAGTGGTAGAGTTAATGCAAAGTGATCTAAGTAAGACGATAAAATCTCCGGTTACGATTCATTGTCAAACTTTAGATGCATATAGTAATTTAGAATTAAGCAATTTTACTGGTGTTAATATCGATTTGTTGGATGTTAGCATTGGTGATTATAATATAAATACCAATTTATTATCGCTATCTAAAGAAAAACTACTGGTAGAAGAGGTGCTGTACTCAAATTTACTAAAATCAAATTGTTGTGTAACTGGTCAACCTGATTGGGCTTCAATTCAAATTAGTTATAAAGGACTAAAAATAGATCATTCTGCGTTGTTGAAGTATTTAATATCTTTTCGTAATCATCAAGAATTCCACGAGCAATGCGTAGAGCGGGTCTTTACTGATATAAAAAATAGATGTAATCCTGAGAAACTTACGGTGTATGCAAGATATACTAGGCGAGGGGGAGTGGATATTAACCCTATTCGTTCAACTGATTTAAATGTAACGCATATAGAAAACTTACGACAGATTCGTCAATAATTTTTGACTATATTAGTAAATGTAGATGATCATTCTGAAATAGCAACACATTTAGATAGAAGGTATATTTATGCATAAACATAAGTCAAATGTCACCAAGTTACATAAGTCAAGAATTAAGAAAATAGCTTCTACTGACATTAATATTGACGAAGAAGATCAGGAGATGGTACAAGAGGAAGTTTTTTCATTACCAAATACAATGAAGGTTAGATCAGTAGATGATAATAGCAGTGAGTCGCTAGCGGTTTCTGGTAATATTAGACTTCCTCATAAACTAAAGCATGAGAGTGAAGGAGGCGCGGAACCTCGACCAGCAGCGTATGTTTGTTTTGTTTCGGATTCGAGTACTACGCAAAAGCACAAATCATCTGCAGAAGTAGAGTTTGTGAGGAAATCTATTTTAAAATGTGATATTATAGAAGGCGTAAATAAAGTAGTTAATAATTATACGCAGGTTACTAATAATACTATTGATAAGCTAGTTGATGATGCAAATATAAATATATATTTTGCCAAAGAAGTATTGAGCGCTTGTACCACCATGTTTGATCATGCTATACAAGAAAATATGATTATTAGTAAAGATATGCTCCAATTGCGAGATGTTTCTGATGTACTAAATTTTCAACGTAAGGTTGTTAGTGAGAGTTTCAATAATTTTGCTGATTTATTTTTAAATATTAGTAATATTGGCCAAAATTTGATCAATAAAAAAATGGAAAATTCCGCAAGCTTTGTTGATAAACATATTAAATGATTTAAAAGAGTGTTCGCGGAAATCTACGCGTCAAATTAAGGAAAAGAGACGATATAACCGTCATTGCTTCGACCATAAATGGTTTGAGCTGAGGACTGGGTGGGATCTGCTTCATTTCCTTAACTTGATGCGTAGACTCAAGCAAGACGAGTCTTAATTTAATTGGCAACTGGTGTTAATTAGAGTATAGATGCAAACAAAACGTTGACTAGACCTCTTGTATTTTTATATTTCAAGTAAAATTTTATTCTAATAGACTGCTATTATCATAAGATTTGCCTTAAAATATAAAAATATCATCTTGATGTTGTATTTACATCTATCCTCATGGCTAATTATGCTATAACATTCGTGGACTAATAAATATTTTTCTTTGTATATATGTCAACGAGCACACTTAAAAAAAAATTTTTTGCCACCTTTAAAGAGGTAATATGGCCAATAGAAAAAGGAGAAATGAGGCTCTTTTTACCTATGGCGTTAATGATGTTGTGTGTGCTATTTAATTTTGCTGCGCTTAGATCGTTGAAAGATGGTTTGGTAGTACCGGAGGTAGGGGCGGAAGCAATAAGTTTTCTTAAATTATGGCTTGTATTGCCGTCGTCCGTGATATTTACTATAGTTTATGCTAAACTGAGTAATATCTTTAGTTTTGAGCGTGTTTTTTATATAGTGATAACTATTTTTTTGTGTATTTTTTTGTTATTTGCATATTTGCTTTATCCTAATCAAGCTTCTTATCATCCAGATGCTGCTTTAATTCATAAATTAGCCTTGCACTATTCAAATCTAAAGTGGTTTATACAAATAGCTGGCAAATGGAGCTATGCTTTAATGTATATATTTTCTGAATTGTGGAGCGTGGTAATAATTAATCTGATGTTTTGGCAATTTGCTAATCATATTTTTGATACTGCTCAAGCAAAGCGCTTTTACCCAATTCTGGGGATGGTTGGTAATTTTGGTTTGATTCTTGCTGGTAATGTGTTAATGACTTTCTCAGATGTTGCCGAAGTATTGGATTACACGACCCCAGAGTACCAGATGCAATGTCAAAAAATGCTGCAGCCAATAATATTATCAATAGTTTTTGCCGGCATTGCTGCAATGATTTTATTTAAGATTATTAATAGCATCATCTTAAAAGAAGAAGGTTTTCGTGATAAATTTCATCGGGTAACAGAAGATAGTAAGACTAGGCTTTCTTTAATTGAAAGTATTAGATTAATAATGAATTCCAGGTATATATGCCATATCGTAGTTTTGGTACTATGCTATGGTTTAGTAATTAATTTATTAGAGGGACCGTGGAAAGCAAAATTACGGGAATGTTATCCAAATACTATTGAGTATGTTAATTTTATGGGGCAATTCAATATTTATATGGGAATTGCTAGTATTACATTTATGATTATCGGTAGCAATGTTTTGCGGAAATTGAGCTGGATTACGGCCGCTTTATTTACCCCAGCAATGATTTTTATTACTGGTACAATATTTTTTACTTTTATAATTTTTGCCAAAGAAATTACTATTTGGGATATTACAGTAAATCCAGTTTTTGCGGCAGTAATAGTTGGAGCAATACAAAATATTTTAAGTAAATCGACAAAATATTCCTTATTTGATTCTACCAAGGAGATGGCTTATATTCCTTTATCTCTTGAGTTGCGTACTAAAGGAAAAGCAACTGCTGAGATCATAGGCCTTAAGTTTGGTAAATCTTTAGGTGCTTTTGTACAGTCTGGTATTTTTATAATACTACCGATGGCCAGCTTTAACTCAATATCATTTTATTTGATGATTATTTTTATGATATTTATTGTAATTTGGGTTCGGAGTGTAATTAGTTTAAATAAAGAATATCTGGCAGTATGTAATACCAATCATTATAATTAACTATCACGTTGTCAAACTTCATTACTTGCGATGCTCACGTACTCGAGTGTACGCTGCGCTTCTTGACCTTTGTTTTACTAGTGCTAGTTTAATTCTAATGATTGGTATCGGCTGATTTTGTTGTGTGTAGTATGGAAACAAAGAGTGCTGTGATTTTATACAGTTTATTAAGAGGTAGCTTTGTATAGAAGTTCTTATTTAAAAAGATTCTTAAAATATTGTTTTTGGACAATATGTTCTTTAGTTATAGTTTATAGCTTAACTTGGTTTGTATCGCTTAATCTAATTTCAGCTTCTATAAACAGGCAATATGCTAATCAGCAAATAAATATAGTTGAGCCAAGCCATGGCTTGGAATATTATATAAAATTTGATAAAGTGATTCCGGTTGGATATCCTTTTAAAATTGCGATTAAATTTATAAATTGGAATGAAGAAGGTAAGTCTAATAAAATTGAATATAAAGATCCTCTTATCATTGGCTATGATTTGCTTAAAAACAGAATATTTATTCATTTTGCTGGTGAAATCAATGCCTGGTATAAACCCGTACAATCTAAATTTGGATCAAAAATTGTCATAGGTGATTCTTATAATAGTTTTAGATTACCATTTAGTAGTAAATTAATAAAAACTATTGCAAATAAAAACAATTGGTTTGAAATTATAAATTTTATCAAAGATTTTGAATCGAGATTATCAACCGTACAAATTTTTGATTTAGTAGATAATGAAAGATTATATGATGCTGATTATCAACTGATTAAATTATTTTTTAGTAAAAAGAAGTTTTACACCAGTTTAGAAGATTTCTTACAACATATACCACAAAGACTTGATATTACATACTCTACAAAAGTTAATCATGCAATTTCCGGCAGAAGATTTGCTCCAGAAAATTTGCTGCATAATTTTATATTGCCTTTTGCGTTTAATGGTGAGAGTAAAATTTATATAACAACTGAAGCTACAAATTTTACTGATCTAAAGAATGATTTAGTCATAGGTGTAACTTATGCTCCAGACGATTCAGTGGTGCATAAATTCAAGCCTAATATATTTTATAAACATAAGCATGATGGTGTTAATACTGATCTAATTGTAAATTGTGATGTAAATCTTGCTTTGAAAACCGGATTCTTTGATGGAGTGTTTGAATTATTGAAATATGTTATTGTCAATATTCCTACTAATCCTATGACTACTATATTTAAAGTTTGGTTAGAATATACCGTTGATAATAAAGATAAATTTAAATTAGGAATATTAGAAAATAGAGAGTACAATTTTGATTTAGATTTTTCTTTTGCTCGTCGGAAAGATGATTTGCAGTTGCAGATTAATAATTTTAGTATAACTTCTGGTAGAAGTAGCATCCGCCTTACTAATGAGAGCATAATCAAAGCTGGCATAGAATCTGATAAAAATTGGCATAGTAAAGGTTTAGGCGTTATTAATAATTATCAGAAGGTCGTAGATTTATTATTAGAGAATGCTTATGTATTCAAAAAATTTGGTGGAGAGACGGAAGCTAGTAGATTATTATATTCTGATACAGCAAAGCATTTTTTGAAAACTATTTCTGATTATCCTGATTCCACATCAGATGACTTAAGTTTAGAATATAATTTCAATTCTAATAATTTAATCAAAAGCAAAATTGGTAATACGGAATTAGGAAAAATTAAACTCTTGTACTATCTGGCTTTATATAGAAAAACAGTTGAGCAAATTAAAGCTGGAGATAATATTTTAGATAAAATGAGAGAATTTGCGCCGGAACTAGACCAAGATCAAAAACAGTTTTTAGAACAATTAATGCTTAAGCCATTTGAATTGAAACAGGATACTTGGCAGCAACTTATTGAGTAAACAGATACTTGTTGACTGACCGACGCTATATATATCAAGATCTTTAATGTTTATGTAAGGCTGTTTGCACTTCCTAAGGTTCTATTGTTTTCGGCACTTGTTTGATGTTAGTCTTTAACTACTCACACTCTTTATCATTTTCATGGAGCATATAATTTGGGCCTTATTCGAGATATCCAGAAAAATTTAACTGAAGATCTTAGCGCTATGAATGATATAATAGCAAGCTATTTAGTAGCGCGAGAAGAATTAGTAGCTTTGGTAGGTAAGTACTTAATTGATGGTGGTGGTAAAAGAATCAGGCCGTTACTTACTATATTATCCAGTAAAATGTTTGAGTATAGTGGAGAGAATCATATTCGGCTTGCGGCTGCAGTTGAGTTTATCCATACAGCTACTTTATTACATGATGATGTGGTAGACGAGAGCACAGTGCGTAGATTTAAACCGACAGCCAATGTGATCTGGGGTAGTAAGTCTAGTATTCTGGTTGGTGATTTCTTGTTTAGTCAGTCTTTTAAATTAATGGTTGAGACTAGGTCGATTGCAGCAATGCAGTCATTATCAAAAGCTTCGGCTATTATTGCTGAAGGAGAAGTAGCACAGTTAGTAAAACTAAAAGAAAGGCGCTTAATTACTATAGAAGAATATCAAGGAGTAATCGCTGCGAAAACCGCTGAGCTATTTGCAGCTGCTTGCGAAGTTGGAGCTATTATTGCTGATCAGCCATTAGCGAACTGTAAGATTTTATGGAATTTTGGAATGGTGTTAGGTAATATTTTTCAAATTATTGATGATTTACTTGATTATTTTGGTAGTGAACAAGAGATTGGCAAGAATATTGCTGATGATTTTTTAGAGGGTAAAGTTACTTTACCGCTAATTTTACTTTATGATAGTTTAGTGCCAGAAGAGCAGGCTAAGTTAGTAGCGATGATTGAGAATGATAACAGATCTTGGGATGATTTTTTATTAATCAAGAAATTATTAGACCAATATGCTATAAAAGAGCAGATAATGGTCTATTTGGAGTCTTTAAAGCTTGAAGCACATTCCTGGTTAAAGCAAATTAGTGTTACTAATATATATAAGGATTATTTAGCTGATTTAGTTGAGTTTACTGTAAACCGGTCATTTTAATTATATTTATCAATGCTATTACTACTTAATCGACATCAAAAGAATTATTTAATAATTGTGAGCGTTCACGAGTTTTTAAGTTTGAACGTTAGTATATCACATACAAGGTGTCATCACGAGGAGTCGTTAGACTCTGTGGTGATCCAGAAATCAGCTAGAGTGAGGAGAAGCGTACCTTATCAAGACTGGATTGCTTTGATTTTTAATAAAATCTCGCAATGACGATTTTTTCTAAAAACCGTGAATACTCACTAATAATTTGGTTAAGCATATGCTCTTTGATGGTAATCTTAATGATTTTTCTTGGAGGGTTAACCAGGCTAACCAACTCTGGGTTGTCGATAGTAGAATGGCAACCAATTTCAGGAATTATACCACCGCTAACTGACAACCATTGGTTAGAAGAATTTGCTAAATATCAGCGCTCTCCAGAATATTTACAACTTAATAATAGTATGAGTCTAGCCGAATTTAAATTTATTTTTTGGTTAGAATTTGTTCATCGGCTAGCTGGAAGAGTAACCGGATTAGTATATTTATTGCCTTTATTATATTTTTATCGACAAGGAATAATTGCTAGAACCACTAAAGTGTATCTAATAATATTATTATTATTTGCTGTTCAAGGGTTTATTGGCTGGTATATGGTAAAAAGTGGTTTAGAGAAGATGCCTTATGTTAGTCATTTTAGGTTAGCATTACATTTAATTATAGCTTTTATAATTTATACTTTATTATTTTGGCAGTTAATGATTAATGCTTGCAAAAATAAAATGCTTTTGCCTGGAGTTAATTTACAACCACTTAAATTATTATGCGGGTTATCACTAGCGATGATGTATTTGCAAATTATTATTGGCGGACTGACAGCCGGCCTTGATGCTGGTTTAGTCTATAACAGTTTTCCACTAATGGGGACAAAATTTATTGCAGAAGAAATCAGCATAAGTGCTGTTGGTTTTGAAAGT
The genomic region above belongs to Candidatus Trichorickettsia mobilis and contains:
- a CDS encoding COX15/CtaA family protein — encoded protein: MTIFSKNREYSLIIWLSICSLMVILMIFLGGLTRLTNSGLSIVEWQPISGIIPPLTDNHWLEEFAKYQRSPEYLQLNNSMSLAEFKFIFWLEFVHRLAGRVTGLVYLLPLLYFYRQGIIARTTKVYLIILLLFAVQGFIGWYMVKSGLEKMPYVSHFRLALHLIIAFIIYTLLFWQLMINACKNKMLLPGVNLQPLKLLCGLSLAMMYLQIIIGGLTAGLDAGLVYNSFPLMGTKFIAEEISISAVGFESLNDPVFVQFLHRSCAYLIMVIVSIIIIKLCYINNSKLRIINYCIILALLLQVLVGVLTIIYAVPITLALIHQIGAVILLSCLLWCYYSISSYNS
- the queF gene encoding NADPH-dependent 7-cyano-7-deazaguanine reductase QueF (Catalyzes the NADPH-dependent reduction of 7-cyano-7-deazaguanine (preQ0) to 7-aminomethyl-7-deazaguanine (preQ1) in queuosine biosynthesis), encoding MENILLGKRTAYKDEYDPTLLYPIARKLARDQIGVVSPLPFKGFDVWNCYEVSWLQYSGKPEVRVMEIIIPADSENIIESKSLKLYLNSLNNTKFNDDNQVVELMQSDLSKTIKSPVTIHCQTLDAYSNLELSNFTGVNIDLLDVSIGDYNINTNLLSLSKEKLLVEEVLYSNLLKSNCCVTGQPDWASIQISYKGLKIDHSALLKYLISFRNHQEFHEQCVERVFTDIKNRCNPEKLTVYARYTRRGGVDINPIRSTDLNVTHIENLRQIRQ
- a CDS encoding Npt1/Npt2 family nucleotide transporter; this encodes MSTSTLKKKFFATFKEVIWPIEKGEMRLFLPMALMMLCVLFNFAALRSLKDGLVVPEVGAEAISFLKLWLVLPSSVIFTIVYAKLSNIFSFERVFYIVITIFLCIFLLFAYLLYPNQASYHPDAALIHKLALHYSNLKWFIQIAGKWSYALMYIFSELWSVVIINLMFWQFANHIFDTAQAKRFYPILGMVGNFGLILAGNVLMTFSDVAEVLDYTTPEYQMQCQKMLQPIILSIVFAGIAAMILFKIINSIILKEEGFRDKFHRVTEDSKTRLSLIESIRLIMNSRYICHIVVLVLCYGLVINLLEGPWKAKLRECYPNTIEYVNFMGQFNIYMGIASITFMIIGSNVLRKLSWITAALFTPAMIFITGTIFFTFIIFAKEITIWDITVNPVFAAVIVGAIQNILSKSTKYSLFDSTKEMAYIPLSLELRTKGKATAEIIGLKFGKSLGAFVQSGIFIILPMASFNSISFYLMIIFMIFIVIWVRSVISLNKEYLAVCNTNHYN
- a CDS encoding polyprenyl synthetase family protein translates to MGLIRDIQKNLTEDLSAMNDIIASYLVAREELVALVGKYLIDGGGKRIRPLLTILSSKMFEYSGENHIRLAAAVEFIHTATLLHDDVVDESTVRRFKPTANVIWGSKSSILVGDFLFSQSFKLMVETRSIAAMQSLSKASAIIAEGEVAQLVKLKERRLITIEEYQGVIAAKTAELFAAACEVGAIIADQPLANCKILWNFGMVLGNIFQIIDDLLDYFGSEQEIGKNIADDFLEGKVTLPLILLYDSLVPEEQAKLVAMIENDNRSWDDFLLIKKLLDQYAIKEQIMVYLESLKLEAHSWLKQISVTNIYKDYLADLVEFTVNRSF